The genomic DNA GATGGCGATCCCAGCGGCCTCAATGTTCATCGGCTTACTGACGGCGCTGTTCTTTTCCTACCGCAAGCCCCGCGAGTATGCCCAGGCTGAATCGTCCTACGTGTCCCACGTTGAATCCATCAACATGTTGAAAGTGTGGGGCGCGATCGCGGCAATTATTGTGTGCTTCGTTATCCAGACGTGGCTGACGATCATTGATTCCCAAGCTGACCCACTTCTCATCGGTGCCCTCGTGGGCCTGTCCATGCTCCTGATGATGCGTGTTGTCCCGTGGGGGCAGGCAGATGATGTCTTCTCAGGTGGGATGAAGATGATGTCCCTCATCGGGCTCATCATGATCACGGCACAGGGCTACGCTTCGGTTCTCAACGCCTCCGGTTCGATCGAGCCTCTCGTTGAACACACCGCCGCTCTTTTCGCTGGTTCCAAAGCCCTCGCGTCACTGGCGATGCTCGTTGTTGGCCTCCTCATCACGATGGGCATTGGCTCGTCCTTCTCGACGATCCCGATCCTCGCGGCGATCTACGTGCCGTTGTGCTCCACCCTCGGTTTTTCACCGCTGGCGACGGTGGCGTTGATCGGCACCGCGGGTGCCCTGGGCGATGCTGGCTCCCCTGCGTCGGATTCAACCCTTGGCCCGACAACCGGGTTGAATGTCGACGGCCAGCACGATCACGTCCGTGACACCGTGATCCCGACGTTCCTCCACTACAACATTCCGCTGACCATCGGGGGCTGGATCGCCGCGATGGTGCTCTAAAATCGCCTCAATTCACCTCGGGTGACGCTTCGCCCTGTTGTTTCTTTAACAATCGCGCAAGGAGCGCGTCATAGATCGGCGGCGTACGCAACGCATCAGCCGTGAAAATCGCCAGAATGACGACGGTGGCAACGGGCAGAAGATACGTCAAGGTCCCGCTCATTTCGGCGGTCAAAAGAATCGAGGTCAGCGGGGTTCGCACCGAGGCGGCAAGCACCCCAGCCATCCCGCAAATAGCCAACAGGGCGTGGGCATGAGCAGACGCACCCGCGAGCTGCAATGTGAGGGCGTAGGCCGCTCCTGTCAGCGCCCCGATTGCCAGGATCGGCATGAAAATTCCGCCCGGGGTTCCAGATCCGAAGCTCACTGCTGTCAGGGCGATTTTGGCCGCAAGGACGAGAACGACGAGTCCCAGTCCTGCCTCAGCATGCTCGGCCCACGATACGAGATGTTCTCCCCCACCCAAGAGCGCCGGATAGATCAAACCGAAGACTGTGGCCAGCATGAGCGCGGTGATGATTCCGAGGGGACCGGGAAGACTCCCCAGACGTTGGGATGCCAGGAGAAGATGATTGACCAAGGCACCGACGATTCCGGCGAGCACTCCCAGCGGGAGAATCATCCACATTGATGACATTGCCAGGGGACCCACCGGGGCGAAAGCGAGGATCGGTCGGCTTCCAAAAAGGAGCGTCGAAATCGCACTCGCCGATAGAGCACCAGCTGCTGCTGATGCGATGGCGAGCGGAGAGAACGTCTTGTGAAGACCTTCAAGACCGAAGAGAATCCCCGATACGGGGGCGTTGAACGCGGCGGCAAGACCCGCCGAGGCACCGCTGGTAACGAGCTGGCGCTGTTCCTCCGGTGTGGCCTTGAGGGGAGTTGCAAGTAGCTGCGCTCCCGACGCACCCAGGTGAATGGACGGGCCTTCACGCCCAAGGGACAGTCCGCAGAACGCTCCGAGTGTTCCCCCTGCGATCCGCACGGCGATCACAGGTAAGGGCCTGATCGACATTTTCCCAGCGATCACTCCCTTGACCTGCGGAATACCTGAGCCTGATGCCTGGGGTTCCCATTTCAGGGCCAGCCAAATCAGAGTTCCAATCAGGGGGACGAGGACGAGCCACCCAATAATCGCCACCGGATGCTCCGCAATAAATGCGTAGGCATCAACGGCGAATTCCGTTCCTCGTTCAATGCTCAGGCGATAGACCAGCGCGAGGGATCCGCCGACGATTCCCGCGATCAGCCCATTTCGGGTGACACGCCACCGGCGCGAGCCAGCCAGCTGTTGGACGCGCTGAATGAGTCTTGACCACACGGCGTGTTTTCTCTCCCGATGTTGAGCGAAGCTGGAGTTTCACGGTGTCAACCGCTAAGCCCAATGGTAGCCGGTCGATTGCTTCATCCTCCGACCGTGGTGACCGCGTCGGGAATCACCATTCGCATAGGCCCTGGGTGCTCAGCCAACCAGGAGCGCTGCGCGGTGTGGCTCTCGCTCGTCCTCGGACCACTGCGCCACATTCCACAGCACCTGCGGCTCAACGGCAACGGTATGCGTCTCAACCCATGATTCGCCCCACGCCTCATCGCTCCACGGATCGTGAACGAGGTAGGCCCCCTCAGTTCGTCCCCAGACAAGGATCCAGTGGGGAACCTCCTCGCCGGTAATGTCGTGAAGATCAACGAGGAGGACAACGACCTGCCCGTCATCTAACGCCCGATCAATGTCAACGAGTGAGAACTCCCCGATCCGCTCGGTCACTCCGGCGTTGAGTGCCCGTTTGTGGTGATCGTTGAAAATGTACTGTCGCTGCGACCCGGGGATCAAAGCGCACGACCCTGACATTCCAATGAGAGGGCCGGCAACATCTGCGAGAACGTCAACTCGTGCGCCTCGGTCAGCCAGTGACAGGGCGAGGCCGAAGTGGTCCGAACCCCCGAAGTACGTGGCCTCACGCCAGATACTCAACTCCGCGTCGATTCCGTCCGTGGGCTGATGACCCTGAGCATCAAGCGCCATGATTCCCGCAGCGGGACCGCATGTGAACTCCGTTTTTTGTCGTTCGTAGCGAGGTGATGTTGTCACGTCCAGTTCGCCACCGTCCGCGCGGCGCACCCATCCGGAAATCTCATGAAAATTGAATTGCTCCGGCGCATCGAAGGAAACTCCTCCGCTCGGAGTGTCGAGCTTGCCAAAGCCGCGCGATATCAGGGTGTCCTCAAGGGCGTCGTCATCCCCCCGGGTTTGTGCCTTGACGAGGACGGACCCGGCCTGACGTGCCTGCGCGATCACTGCGTCAACCAACGCATCGAGGATGATCCTCAGCTGCGCGGGATCGATGTGCGCTCCCCCATCTGCGATCGTCCAATCAGCGATGCGTCGCTGACTTGCTGCTCGACGGTGAACCTCCCACATGAGGACACATACCCGAGAATCAGCCTCGTCGCGTGCCACGTAGAGAGAGCATTCTTCAAGCCCTGCAACGCATGACCACAGTTCAGCCGATGATTGCGGCACTCCTACCCCGAGAAGTTCCGAGCACAGGGAATCCCCAGAGGGTGGCGTGAGTGTCGTGATCGTCACTGTCATCGGTGGTCTCCTGAACTGCTGAGCGGAGAAGTATCAACGCCGGGCACGGCCGCTAAAAGCCTCTGCGTGTATTCAACGCGAGGAGATGAGAGAAGCTGCGCCGTCTTTCCTTCCTCAACGATGTACCCGTCTTTCATGACGATCAGCCGGTCGCTCATCTGGCGGGCAACGGCAAGATCGTGGGTGATGAATAGTAAAGCGAAGCCTTCAATCTGCTGGAGGCGGCATAGGAGCCTGAGGATCTGCGCTTGAACCGACACGTCGAGGGCGGAGACGGCCTCGTCACAAATGAGCAGCTCCGGTTGGGTAGCGATCGCCCGAGCAATCGCAATGCGTTGGCGTTCTCCCCCCGATAGTTCCGAGGGGAAGCGTTTGAGATAGTCAACCGGCAAGTCAACCTGCTCAAGGAGGTCACCGGCACGTGCTCCATCTCGTCCTGCGGCCCCTAAAGCCTCGGTCAGTGACTGTTCAATGCGCAGCGCCGGGTTGAGCGCAGAGTAAGGATTCTGGAACACAATGCCCACTGGACCGGCGGTGCGTCGCCGCCCACGTCCACTCGCCTTCGACGAGGAATCTGAGAGCAACGACCGCGAGGGCTGGATTCTCAGGCTTCCGCCGTCAGGGGTTTCCAAACCAATGAGGCATCGTGCCAAGGTTGTTTTCCCTGATCCGGATTCGCCGACGATACCAACGGACTCCCCCGCCTGAATGTCGAGGGAGACGCCATCAAGAGCGACGTGGGCGTCGCGACTGCGTGCCGATCTGAAGATTTTGACGAGGTTTTCAACAACCGCGATCGGGGGCCTGGGAGGATTCGCGGTGGTGACGCCGCCCTCGTCCTCGTGAATATCGGAACTTTTCTCGGTGTCAGGTAGGGGGGATTCACGCACGTCACCGCAGGAGTGAGCACGTGGGTCGGGTCCGTCGATGCGCGGCTCAGCCTGAGCGAGAGCCTTCGTGTATTCGGCACGAGGATGAACGAGGACGAGGCCGACATGACCTGATTCAACGACTTCCCCGGCCCGCATCACCACAATGTCATCGCCAAATTCACGAGCAAGCGCGAGATCGTGCGTGATGAGAACAAGCGCCATGTGTCGCTTCGAGCGAAGATCGGTCAGGAGCGTGAGGATGTCGCGTTGCGTTGTCACATCCAAAGCGGTTGTTGGCTCATCCGCAATGAGGACGGATGGCTCAGCGTCAAGAGCTGCACCAATGGCAACTCGCTGACGCATACCGCCAGACAGCTCATGCGGGAACGCTCGACGCACCCGCTCATCAAGACCCACCTCGGTTAAACGTTCCCGAATCCGTTTTTCTTTGTCCACGCGCCGGCGGATTCTGTGCGCCAGCATCTGATCGCCAGCCCGCTGCGTTGGTGACAGTGACGTGAAGGGATCCTGCGGGAGCCACACGATCCCTGAACCCCGAAGGGAGCGCAGTTTCTCAACCGGATCGGCAAGGTCAATGGTTTCGCCGTGGATGGTGACGATCCCTGAGTGTTCGAGGCCAACGGGAGTTAACCCGCAGATCGTGCGGGCAAGCATCGACTTCCCCGCGCCGGATTCTCCAACGATGACAAGGGTGCGACCGGCATATGCGGTGATGTCCACATCGGACACGAGGGCACGCTCAGCGCCGGGAACACGAACGGTAACATGCGAGGCCGCTAGAGCAGGGACCGAGGACGATGAGTTCATTGCGCGATCCTTTCTGCTGATCGTGATGACCACCAGTCACCCGCAATGTTGATGGCTGTTGCAGCACCGATGATGAAAAGACCGGGAACCACGCACGCCGCCGGATTCTGGAAAATGAAGGCACGGCCATCGGCAAGCTGGCGACCCCAGTCAGCCGCCTGAGCGGACACTCCGAAACCGAGGTAAGAGAGCCCGGAGATGGACACGAGGGCGAAGGCAACGTTGACGAAGAGGTTCGCCCAGACAATCGGGAGGACGTTCGGGAGAAGGTGGACACGAAGAATCCGCGGGGTTGACAGGCCTAGGACACGCGCGGACTCCAAGTAGGGTTTGGGCATCTGCTGGAGAGCTGCGGCGCGAATCATCCGAATATCCGAGGGAGCAAAGAGCACAACGAGCACAGCAACTGTCACCCAGTAGGAGCCCCCGAGGATTCCGGCAACAACGATGGCCAGGAGAGTCACCGGTACGGAGAGAAGAATCTCACTGGTTCGCGAAACGATGGCGTCCCACCAACCGCCAAACCACGCTGCTGTCAAGCCGAAGACGATGCCGAGGATCATTGAGCCCAGGGCAATGACCAGCGGACCAACCAGTGCCGAACGTGTGCCCGCAATCGTCAGGGCAAGGACGTCACGTCCGAGGGTGTCGGTCCCCAGGAAATGTCCGGGGGTGCCCGCCGGAGTCACACCGATCCCCAGGTCCTGTGATAGCGCGTTGGGAACAAGAAGTTCGGGAATCGCTGCCCACACGGCAAGGACCGTGAGGATGATGAGCGAGAGTGTCACTGAGAATGGGATGGTCCGCAGGAGGCGACCAAGCCTGAGCCAACGCGAGCGGATCGGCCCATGAGGAATTGGCTCATCACGAACGGGAGGGATGCTCATACGATCCTCCTCGAATGGTTCGCCCCGAGGTTTTGAGTGGGGTCGAGGACGGCGGCGAGCAGGTCCACGACGAATGTCACCGTGATGATGACGAGGGCGATGAGCAGTGCGAGTGCTTGAACAACTGGGACATCCTTAAAGGTGATGGAATCAGCGAGCAATTGCCCAAGACCGGGCAGGGAAAACGCCTCCTCCACGAGAATTGTCGCGCCGAAAAGCGATCCGAGAATCAACCCGGCGGACGTGATGATGGGAATTGCCGCGTTCTTCATGTACATTCCCGTGATGCGTCTGCGGCTCAGGCCACGCGACTGAGCGAAGGTCACGTAGTCCTGGGTGAGTTCACGGGCAACAGATGCCCGGGTAATACGGATGATCGTTGCCGCCGTTCCCGTTGCTAACGCAATCGCCGGCAGCGTCAGATGCCACAGGGTGTCAAGGAATGATCCCCCGGTTCCATACGTTGGGAACCATCCGAGCATCACGGCGAAAACATAGAGCAGAACCATTCCCAGGGCGAATCCGGGGGCGCTGATTCCAACAACAGCCCAGCCAACGATTGCGCGATCAACGCGGCTATCGATTTTACGTGCGGCAAGAAGCCCCAGAGGGATACCAACCCCAAGTGCAATGACGAACGCTAAGAAAGTCAGTTCGAGCGTCAGTGGGAGTCGCTGTCCGATGACCTGTGTCACCGGTGTTCCCGAACGGATCGACGTGCCGAAATCCGCGTGCAGCGCCCGACCGAGCCAGTCAACGTATTGCACGATGAACGGGTCATCAAGATGATACTGGGCGGTGATTGCCTGGCGAACTTCAGGGGTTACCTGGCGGTTTCCCACGAGAATTTTCACCAGGTCGCCGGGCACCAGGTAAAGCAAAGAGAAGATGAGAAACGAGAGAACAAGGAGGACTCCGATGAATTGGAGGAGCCGTGAGAGCACGTATCGTGCACGCATCCCCGTTCCTTTCTCCGCGTGTTCTTTTCCGATGTGCCGGGGACGGTATCGTCCCCGGCACATCCCACGAACTGATTATTCAGCGATGTCGAGGCTCACGGCCCACGGGGTCATGAAGTAGAAGGACGTGTAGTCCTTCGGTGACACCGTCGAAGCGAAAGCCGTTGATGCCTTACCCCACCACACAGGTGAGTAGATGACATTTTCCTGGGCAATTTTATTCGCCTCGATGATCTGTTCAGCTCGCTTGTGTGGATCAGTTTCCGCATTGGACGCGGCAATGAGGTCCTGGACTTCGGTGTTCTCATAGCGAGCAGGGTTCTGCGGTCCAAGCAACCATCCGGGGATTTCAGCGGCATCACCCGTGGTCGGCGTGTACGACATCCAGTTAAGGCCGTACTGACCGGTCCCCAAGGTGGTGATCCACTCTTCAACCGGCTTGGAGGTGACGGTGAGGTTGATTCCCAGTTCCTTGAGGTTGTCGGCAATCGCCAGGGCAGCTGTTCCCAGCTGTGGGACCGAGGACGGGTAGAGAAGCTCCGCATCGAAACCCTCGGGAACGGATGATTGCTTGAGTTCCTTCACTGCGGCTTCCATATCGAACGTGTAGTTCGGCAGGTCGCTCAGGAGTTTTCCAGCCGCTTCAACGCCGATCTGAGTGCCCAACTGATCAGCCGGTTCCAACCCGGTTGCAACCGTTCCTGATCCTGAGAGAACGGAGGAAACGATCGATTCACGATCAACGGCGTGGGCAATGGCTTTGCGCACGTGGATGTCATTGAACGGTTCAACACCGGCGTCAAATGTCAGCCCAACATAGGAACGATCGGATTCCGTTTTGATCGTGGTTCCAGCAACAGCCTCGTACTGATCAAGGTGGTTCGTTGGAACTTGCAGAGCGATATCAAGAGCACCCGATTGCAGAGCAAAGAGTCGCGTGTTTTCATCGGCAAAGAAATCGAATTGAATTGTCTCGGCCTCGAGTTTACCACCCCACCACGTGTCAACTTTCTTGAGTGTCACATGCGAGTCTGGCTGAAATTCAGTGACCTGGTAAGGGCCGGTTCCCATGATGAGGTCCTGCGAAGAACCGTAGGTTGAGGCTGCCTCGTAGAACGACTTCTCAGTGATCCACAGTCCACCGTTGGCGGTGACCGTCCACCCGAAGTTCTGTGCGGCGGCGGGAAGAGTGATCGTCACTTCCCAATCGCCGGTTTGTTCAACTGTGGCATCGCTGGGCCAATACACGGCCGACGACGGGGACTTTTCCGGGTCTTTGCCGAGGTTGATCGAGAAGAGCACGTCTTCCATCGTCACGGGGTTTCCATCGTGGAACTTCGCATCTTGACGGATCTGGAACGTCCAGGTCACGCCGTCGTCGGTGTTCCATGACTGTGCGATCGCGGGGATCAGTTCACCCTGGGCGTTGACGGCGAGAAGCCCCTCGGATGTCACCTGGGCAATGTAGTAGTTGAGGATTCCGGTCTCGTGGGAAATATCGAGCGTCGAGACGGAACCAGAGAGGCCGACGTTGACGACCCCGTCGAAAGCACCTTCTGTTCCTGAGGATTGGGATGCTTGCTGGGGTGCACACGCCGCCAATCCGACCAGCGCAGCAGTGCTGAGCACGGCGATCGCCGTGTTCTTCACATATCGTCGGTTCATCAGCATGAAGCCTCCATTTCGCCAAAGTGAACGTTCTCTAGAACGCAGAACTCACCCTAAATACGGCTCAGCTAATTTTCAGGATGTAGCTACCTGGTGAGCGACTGTGACATTGGAGCTCTTAGAGCCTGAGAAAATCCCGGACGACATCCCCCAGGGCGCGGACGGTGAGTGCGACATCTTCAAGTGCCATGTGCTCGTCATGGGCGTGAAGCTGCGAATAAACGGCCCCGAGGGTGCGCTCTGAGGCGTGCGATCCGAATCCGTAACCCACTCCCCCACGCTGTCGCGCAGCCCTGAGATCTGTGCCCCCGGGGAACAACACAGGCACGATCCGTGAATCGGAATGTTGCGTTTTTAACACCCGAGAAATGCTCTCAAAGAGCCGCGTTGTGGCGGGGCTCTCAGAGGCTGGATCACTCAGGAGCCTCTCGATCGACACACAGTGCGCGAGGTCGCCGAGCGCACGGCGAATCTCAGCGTCCACGTCGTCGTCGGTGACTCCTGGAAGAGTTCGGATATCCATCTCCAGGTACGCCGATGACGGGATCACGTTGATCGGCCCGCCGGCCCGCATGACGGTCTGCGCGAAAGTGACATGGGAGATCGCGTGGGCGTAGGCCGCTAGTTCACCGAACTCAGAAAAGTCTCCGTCGTAGGTCCCCTCAACGAGATCGTGACGCACGTCAGCATCGAAACCGAAAGCATCAACAAAGCTCTCCCACAGAGGCGACGGAACAATTGCCCTCCCCGCGTCACGCAATCGACGCGACACTTCGACGATCGCCTCAAGAGCCGAATGTTTCCCGAAAGGGACCGACCCGTGGCCGGGATCACCGTGGACATGGATTCGGCGCTGAGCCGCACCCTTTTCTCCGACGATGACGACGACGCTATCTTTTCCGTCCGCTGCGTGGATGTGCGCACCTCCCATTTCAGACAGGCAGTTCTGCCACGGGATGGCGTCAGGATGTTCACGCGCAATCCACGGAATCCCCAGTCCCCCACGAGCTTCCTCATCGGCCGCGGCAACGAAGGTCAAAGTTCCCGCAGGCTTGGGGCCGGTTGCAATCCGTCGGGTTGTCGCGGCCATCGCAGAGGTCAGGGTGAGCATGTCAACGGTCCCTCGCCCCCAGATCGCACCCTGGGCAATCTCAGCTGCAAACGGGTCACGGCTCCATCGGTCCTCATCAACCGGCACGACGTCAAGGTGTCCCATGAGTGTCAGGCTTGGCGCCCCAGGGTCATATCCAGCGACGGTGACAACGAGCGTTGTGCGTCCGGGGTGAGCTTCGATACGGCGTAGGGTGACGGGAGTGTCACGAAAGTACTCTTCGAGAGTTTCCACGGAGCGTGCTTCACTGCCCGAATCGGGAGTGAGGTCGTTGACGCAGGCGTTGCGCACGAGCTGGGTCAGCAGGTCAAGAGTTTCTCTTTCGAGGCTGCCCGCAGCGAAGTCATCTCTTGTCCACTCGTGATCCTTGGTGTTCGTCACGCGCACCTCCTTGGGGTGTGGGGTGACCTCGTAGGCACCCTCCGTTGTCTAAGTTCTGTCATCCACGCTA from Schaalia sp. ZJ405 includes the following:
- a CDS encoding Na+/H+ antiporter family protein yields the protein MNAVVISVLIMLILSIARVHVVLSLFIAALVAGLTAGMGLQDTMVTFQEGLSGGARIALSYALLGAFAMAVANSGLPQLLADILVKRMNSADPEKSQRVALWTKWGMISMIVAMGVMSQNLIPIHIAFIPLIVPPLISVMNRLNLDRRAVACAITFGIVTTYMFLPIGFGRIYLHDILFSNIEKAGMDLTGISPTVAMAIPAASMFIGLLTALFFSYRKPREYAQAESSYVSHVESINMLKVWGAIAAIIVCFVIQTWLTIIDSQADPLLIGALVGLSMLLMMRVVPWGQADDVFSGGMKMMSLIGLIMITAQGYASVLNASGSIEPLVEHTAALFAGSKALASLAMLVVGLLITMGIGSSFSTIPILAAIYVPLCSTLGFSPLATVALIGTAGALGDAGSPASDSTLGPTTGLNVDGQHDHVRDTVIPTFLHYNIPLTIGGWIAAMVL
- a CDS encoding ClC family H(+)/Cl(-) exchange transporter; its protein translation is MWSRLIQRVQQLAGSRRWRVTRNGLIAGIVGGSLALVYRLSIERGTEFAVDAYAFIAEHPVAIIGWLVLVPLIGTLIWLALKWEPQASGSGIPQVKGVIAGKMSIRPLPVIAVRIAGGTLGAFCGLSLGREGPSIHLGASGAQLLATPLKATPEEQRQLVTSGASAGLAAAFNAPVSGILFGLEGLHKTFSPLAIASAAAGALSASAISTLLFGSRPILAFAPVGPLAMSSMWMILPLGVLAGIVGALVNHLLLASQRLGSLPGPLGIITALMLATVFGLIYPALLGGGEHLVSWAEHAEAGLGLVVLVLAAKIALTAVSFGSGTPGGIFMPILAIGALTGAAYALTLQLAGASAHAHALLAICGMAGVLAASVRTPLTSILLTAEMSGTLTYLLPVATVVILAIFTADALRTPPIYDALLARLLKKQQGEASPEVN
- a CDS encoding peptidase C39 family protein, coding for MTVTITTLTPPSGDSLCSELLGVGVPQSSAELWSCVAGLEECSLYVARDEADSRVCVLMWEVHRRAASQRRIADWTIADGGAHIDPAQLRIILDALVDAVIAQARQAGSVLVKAQTRGDDDALEDTLISRGFGKLDTPSGGVSFDAPEQFNFHEISGWVRRADGGELDVTTSPRYERQKTEFTCGPAAGIMALDAQGHQPTDGIDAELSIWREATYFGGSDHFGLALSLADRGARVDVLADVAGPLIGMSGSCALIPGSQRQYIFNDHHKRALNAGVTERIGEFSLVDIDRALDDGQVVVLLVDLHDITGEEVPHWILVWGRTEGAYLVHDPWSDEAWGESWVETHTVAVEPQVLWNVAQWSEDEREPHRAALLVG
- a CDS encoding ATP-binding cassette domain-containing protein, giving the protein MNSSSSVPALAASHVTVRVPGAERALVSDVDITAYAGRTLVIVGESGAGKSMLARTICGLTPVGLEHSGIVTIHGETIDLADPVEKLRSLRGSGIVWLPQDPFTSLSPTQRAGDQMLAHRIRRRVDKEKRIRERLTEVGLDERVRRAFPHELSGGMRQRVAIGAALDAEPSVLIADEPTTALDVTTQRDILTLLTDLRSKRHMALVLITHDLALAREFGDDIVVMRAGEVVESGHVGLVLVHPRAEYTKALAQAEPRIDGPDPRAHSCGDVRESPLPDTEKSSDIHEDEGGVTTANPPRPPIAVVENLVKIFRSARSRDAHVALDGVSLDIQAGESVGIVGESGSGKTTLARCLIGLETPDGGSLRIQPSRSLLSDSSSKASGRGRRRTAGPVGIVFQNPYSALNPALRIEQSLTEALGAAGRDGARAGDLLEQVDLPVDYLKRFPSELSGGERQRIAIARAIATQPELLICDEAVSALDVSVQAQILRLLCRLQQIEGFALLFITHDLAVARQMSDRLIVMKDGYIVEEGKTAQLLSSPRVEYTQRLLAAVPGVDTSPLSSSGDHR
- a CDS encoding ABC transporter permease, coding for MSIPPVRDEPIPHGPIRSRWLRLGRLLRTIPFSVTLSLIILTVLAVWAAIPELLVPNALSQDLGIGVTPAGTPGHFLGTDTLGRDVLALTIAGTRSALVGPLVIALGSMILGIVFGLTAAWFGGWWDAIVSRTSEILLSVPVTLLAIVVAGILGGSYWVTVAVLVVLFAPSDIRMIRAAALQQMPKPYLESARVLGLSTPRILRVHLLPNVLPIVWANLFVNVAFALVSISGLSYLGFGVSAQAADWGRQLADGRAFIFQNPAACVVPGLFIIGAATAINIAGDWWSSRSAERIAQ
- a CDS encoding ABC transporter permease; this translates as MRARYVLSRLLQFIGVLLVLSFLIFSLLYLVPGDLVKILVGNRQVTPEVRQAITAQYHLDDPFIVQYVDWLGRALHADFGTSIRSGTPVTQVIGQRLPLTLELTFLAFVIALGVGIPLGLLAARKIDSRVDRAIVGWAVVGISAPGFALGMVLLYVFAVMLGWFPTYGTGGSFLDTLWHLTLPAIALATGTAATIIRITRASVARELTQDYVTFAQSRGLSRRRITGMYMKNAAIPIITSAGLILGSLFGATILVEEAFSLPGLGQLLADSITFKDVPVVQALALLIALVIITVTFVVDLLAAVLDPTQNLGANHSRRIV
- a CDS encoding ABC transporter substrate-binding protein, producing the protein MLMNRRYVKNTAIAVLSTAALVGLAACAPQQASQSSGTEGAFDGVVNVGLSGSVSTLDISHETGILNYYIAQVTSEGLLAVNAQGELIPAIAQSWNTDDGVTWTFQIRQDAKFHDGNPVTMEDVLFSINLGKDPEKSPSSAVYWPSDATVEQTGDWEVTITLPAAAQNFGWTVTANGGLWITEKSFYEAASTYGSSQDLIMGTGPYQVTEFQPDSHVTLKKVDTWWGGKLEAETIQFDFFADENTRLFALQSGALDIALQVPTNHLDQYEAVAGTTIKTESDRSYVGLTFDAGVEPFNDIHVRKAIAHAVDRESIVSSVLSGSGTVATGLEPADQLGTQIGVEAAGKLLSDLPNYTFDMEAAVKELKQSSVPEGFDAELLYPSSVPQLGTAALAIADNLKELGINLTVTSKPVEEWITTLGTGQYGLNWMSYTPTTGDAAEIPGWLLGPQNPARYENTEVQDLIAASNAETDPHKRAEQIIEANKIAQENVIYSPVWWGKASTAFASTVSPKDYTSFYFMTPWAVSLDIAE
- a CDS encoding M20/M25/M40 family metallo-hydrolase; its protein translation is MTNTKDHEWTRDDFAAGSLERETLDLLTQLVRNACVNDLTPDSGSEARSVETLEEYFRDTPVTLRRIEAHPGRTTLVVTVAGYDPGAPSLTLMGHLDVVPVDEDRWSRDPFAAEIAQGAIWGRGTVDMLTLTSAMAATTRRIATGPKPAGTLTFVAAADEEARGGLGIPWIAREHPDAIPWQNCLSEMGGAHIHAADGKDSVVVIVGEKGAAQRRIHVHGDPGHGSVPFGKHSALEAIVEVSRRLRDAGRAIVPSPLWESFVDAFGFDADVRHDLVEGTYDGDFSEFGELAAYAHAISHVTFAQTVMRAGGPINVIPSSAYLEMDIRTLPGVTDDDVDAEIRRALGDLAHCVSIERLLSDPASESPATTRLFESISRVLKTQHSDSRIVPVLFPGGTDLRAARQRGGVGYGFGSHASERTLGAVYSQLHAHDEHMALEDVALTVRALGDVVRDFLRL